One Rhipicephalus microplus isolate Deutch F79 chromosome 4, USDA_Rmic, whole genome shotgun sequence genomic window carries:
- the LOC142814592 gene encoding sterile alpha motif domain-containing protein 3-like: MEPPEFQYLVSFQGRKKIISARGPTEADILEALKTTDFGHSLQACRIEVYNVRHDEFVDPPAGHVFSEKDKIRLVCSENFLMSCSTTDKVTAVHEVSLPKTLESNEQSPSQQLACCENDYRLPPVPLDIKDAIERTQPGKVSSHTKSRIVGWIANHLMTITVYPGSLYEAAAKSLVLEYPVLRDTIGTGWDSWKVSLKYKFAYMRKSLCTVPAVQAARAAYGKRKDLEESTNTKRHCHVIVDLSQHVASQHDEATINSHIDYMVKEIKRPIPDMQKLGDSMEQTRPSRQKWMKEMRPSTADVVLKYPALAKAEMLHEEFIALTGVNLEKKVLEFINRYGDRCFELAKCRRCAKEAVKAIEEEVEALDGDEKKYRFAVGIVELLPMLLKEQPRFLQGPDTYPALSLKGKNASEATNIVASFEGLSVEVLDVIAGMTALMEIYWIFDVKYSGANKKTFTLLEHFCGLPTSAKQMPLVIRQISSLEKAT; encoded by the exons ATGGAGCCGCCGGAATTCCAATATTTGGTGTCATTTCAAGGCCGCAAGAAGATTATTTCTGCTCGTGGACCGACGGAGGCGGACATTTTGGAAGCCTTGAAGACGACAGACTTTGGCCATTCTTTGCAAGCATGCCGGATTGAG GTATACAACGTCCGACATGATGAATTTGTGGACCCACCAGCTGGCCATGTCTTCTCTGAGAAAGATAAAATCAGGCTTGTGTGCAGTGAAAACTTCTTAATGAGCTGCAG CACAACTGACAAAGTGACAGCAGTGCATGAAGTTAGCCTGCCCAAGACCCTTGAAAGTAATGagcagtcacctagtcagcagcttgCCTGCTGTGAAAATGATTATAGGCTACCACCTGTGCCCTTAGATATTAAGGATGCGATTGAAAGGACACAACCAGGAAAAGTGTCCAGTCACACTAAATCCCGCATTGTAGGGTGGATTGCAAATCATCTCATGACTATAACAGT CTATCCAGGAAGCCTCTACGAAGCAGCTGCAAAATCTCTCGTGTTGGAATATCCAGTGCTAAGGGACACTATTGGCACAGGCTGG GACTCATGGAAAGTCTCCTTGAAATACAAATTCGCATATATGAGGAAGTCTCTGTGCACAGTTCCAGCTGTTCAAGCAGCGAGAGCAGCTTACGGAAAACGCAAAGACTTAGAAGAAAGCACCAATACTAAGCGGCACTGCCATGTG aTTGTAGATCTCTCCCAACATGTCGCTTCTCAGCATGATGAGGCTACAATTAATAGCCATATTGACTACATGGTGAAAGAAATCAAGCGGCCTATTCCTGACATGCAAAAACTCGGTGATTCTATGGAGCAGACAAGACCATCTAGACAGAAGTGGATGAAGGAAATGAGGCCATCAACAGCAGATGTGGTGCTGAAATACCCTGCTTTGGCAAAGGCTGAAATG CTTCATGAGGAGTTCATTGCTCTCACTGGCGTTAACTTAGAAAAAAAGGTCCTGGAATTTATAAACCGGTATGGAGACCGGTGTTTTGAGCTTGCGAAGTGTCGTCGTTGCGCGAAGGAAGCTGTGAAAGCAATTGAAGAAGAAGTCGAGGCACTGGATGGTGACGAAAAGAAAT ATCGCTTTGCCGTTGGCATTGTCGAGTTGCTGCCCATGCTCCTAAAGGAGCAGCCGCGATTTCTGCAGGGACCG GACACCTACCCTGCCCTTTCGCTGAAGGGCAAAAATGCCTCTGAAGCTACAAACATAGTTGCGAGCTTTGAAGGGCTTAGTGTAGAGGTGCTTGATGTAATTGCAGGTATGACGGCGCTTATGGAAATATACTGGATATTCGATGTCAAGTACAGTGGCGCcaacaaaaaaacattcactCTACTTGAACATTTCTGTGGCTTGCCGACAAGTGCA